In a single window of the Coprothermobacter sp. genome:
- a CDS encoding XRE family transcriptional regulator: protein MSTTRKKAIEEPLVSREVIEASERLRRETKEAIAADPVLSVKMQAVREEAEIALRLAKARKDCGLTQADLAARMGRTQPQIARMEREGYLGSIRSLAQFAAACGKKLTVKLE from the coding sequence ATGAGTACTACGAGGAAGAAAGCAATAGAGGAACCTCTCGTTTCCAGAGAGGTCATTGAGGCTAGCGAGCGTCTACGCAGGGAGACGAAAGAGGCTATTGCCGCTGATCCAGTTCTCTCTGTCAAGATGCAGGCTGTGCGGGAAGAGGCGGAAATCGCACTTCGTTTGGCGAAAGCAAGGAAGGACTGTGGCCTTACTCAGGCCGATCTTGCAGCTAGAATGGGGCGTACTCAACCACAGATTGCTCGCATGGAGCGGGAAGGATATCTTGGCAGCATTCGTTCACTCGCTCAATTCGCTGCAGCATGTGGGAAGAAGCTTACCGTAAAGCTGGAGTAG
- a CDS encoding type II toxin-antitoxin system RelE/ParE family toxin → MKKQFVLISPAREEMAELPLELRGELWELVGFLEEKGTLAFPQGRIVDEEKRIFEIRGHDDGQQARILYYYWNGGNLIYGLVVFVKKTKETPLKEINLARKRLVQVKQGMWR, encoded by the coding sequence ATGAAGAAGCAGTTCGTGTTGATTTCACCGGCAAGAGAAGAAATGGCGGAGCTGCCACTCGAATTGCGAGGTGAACTGTGGGAACTTGTTGGGTTTCTGGAAGAGAAGGGGACTCTCGCGTTTCCCCAGGGACGTATTGTCGATGAGGAGAAACGAATCTTCGAGATTCGAGGACACGATGACGGCCAACAGGCACGTATCCTATACTATTACTGGAACGGGGGCAACTTGATCTATGGTCTTGTTGTCTTCGTCAAGAAGACGAAAGAGACGCCACTTAAGGAGATCAACTTGGCACGCAAGAGGTTGGTGCAGGTCAAGCAGGGGATGTGGAGGTAG